The following are encoded in a window of Geobacter metallireducens GS-15 genomic DNA:
- a CDS encoding YaeQ family protein: MALPSTIYKTSIQLSDIDRGVYESLQATVAKHPSETDERLVARLLAWAIFHEPELSFTRGLCVGEEPDLWVKGPDGRVRFWVEVGLPESDRIIKASRHAEKVALLACGRALANWDQQHLPRLTGLPNLTVVSLDQAFITTLAARLERSITWSVTITEGTVYLEVDGVTHETGIRIKTGVLL, translated from the coding sequence ATGGCACTGCCATCGACAATCTACAAAACGTCCATTCAGCTTTCGGACATTGACCGCGGCGTTTATGAATCACTGCAGGCAACGGTTGCCAAGCACCCGTCGGAGACCGACGAGCGGCTAGTGGCGAGATTGCTGGCGTGGGCCATCTTCCACGAACCGGAGTTGAGTTTCACGAGGGGGCTCTGTGTGGGTGAGGAGCCGGATCTCTGGGTGAAAGGGCCCGATGGGCGGGTCCGCTTCTGGGTCGAGGTGGGGCTACCGGAATCCGACCGCATCATCAAGGCGAGCCGCCACGCGGAAAAGGTAGCTCTGCTTGCGTGCGGCAGGGCGCTTGCCAACTGGGACCAGCAGCACCTTCCCCGGTTGACGGGGCTTCCCAACCTTACGGTTGTCAGCCTGGATCAGGCGTTCATCACTACACTGGCAGCGCGGCTGGAACGCTCGATCACCTGGTCAGTGACCATCACCGAGGGAACGGTGTATCTGGAAGTTGACGGCGTTACCCACGAAACCGGCATCCGGATCAAAACAGGGGTCTTACTGTAG
- a CDS encoding aldo/keto reductase: MNHIMLGTTNISIFPLVFGTLPLGPLQAGLSPSEGGRLIRHALEHGVTMIDTATLYDTYPHVREGIAGWQGDVTIVTKTHANDGPTARAHVEKGLRELGRERLDIVHLHGARVADPFSDRADVLAELLRMKDEGKIGHVGLSSHYICAILKAADHPEIEVVHPLINRTGMGILDGSAAEMAEAIAACARAGKGVYAMKALAGGNLIAEARASLAYVRGLEGVHGVAIGMLSEAEVEANIALFSGNAPEDEVWRQLESRRRKLRIMENFCKGCGGCVEACASGALTVVNGKAVLDEAACILCGYCAASCPEFIIRVV, from the coding sequence ATGAATCACATAATGCTCGGTACCACCAATATCTCGATCTTTCCGCTCGTGTTTGGCACGCTTCCCCTGGGCCCTCTCCAGGCTGGGCTCTCCCCGTCTGAAGGGGGCCGCCTCATCCGCCATGCCCTGGAGCACGGGGTTACCATGATCGACACCGCGACGCTCTACGATACCTATCCCCATGTGCGGGAAGGAATCGCTGGCTGGCAGGGGGACGTCACGATCGTCACCAAGACTCACGCCAACGACGGACCCACGGCTAGGGCCCATGTGGAGAAGGGGCTGCGGGAGTTGGGGCGGGAGCGGCTCGACATCGTCCACCTCCATGGCGCCCGGGTGGCCGATCCGTTTAGCGACAGGGCCGACGTGCTGGCGGAACTGCTGCGGATGAAGGATGAGGGGAAGATCGGTCATGTGGGGCTTTCCTCCCACTACATCTGTGCCATTCTAAAGGCGGCTGACCATCCGGAGATTGAGGTGGTCCATCCTCTCATCAACCGGACCGGCATGGGAATCCTCGACGGCAGCGCGGCGGAGATGGCGGAGGCCATTGCCGCGTGCGCCAGGGCAGGGAAGGGGGTCTACGCCATGAAGGCGCTGGCGGGAGGGAACCTGATTGCCGAGGCTCGCGCAAGCCTCGCGTACGTGCGGGGTCTTGAAGGGGTCCACGGGGTGGCCATCGGCATGCTCTCCGAGGCGGAGGTGGAGGCGAACATCGCCCTCTTTTCCGGCAACGCCCCCGAGGACGAAGTATGGCGGCAGCTCGAAAGCCGCCGCCGGAAGCTGCGGATCATGGAAAACTTCTGCAAGGGGTGCGGCGGGTGCGTCGAGGCCTGTGCCAGCGGCGCACTCACGGTGGTCAACGGCAAAGCGGTCCTCGACGAAGCCGCCTGCATTCTCTGCGGTTACTGCGCCGCTTCCTGTCCCGAATTCATCATCCGGGTGGTCTGA
- a CDS encoding NAD-glutamate dehydrogenase domain-containing protein has product MTAASAASKPQSAERAENRLWLREQLNPYFFIAMKDEPEALGLLTRELGTLRHNRRLILADREKALILAIVNQPGTLYDTLRHIHEREISYTMIAHSDDPIPGLDQNLEIQRFEFDRRSNEEILAGKDGETPIGIRRTVAAALRKYYPDFDMADFDRLLRILWLNNQNYVRISPPRRVAQALRLYQEGNRRGGLYLDVEEMESGASHESRVFFAVGNPPQKDFLLQIMEVFNRLELGVNRAYCLTISNGVHPYFLGTFYVRRRDGGVLARGSEAFSRLEGELSNTQLLATRSHAYREFVTTGLMSGEDATLTNAFIAFCHSNLAHNQPDRFGLDDVRDAFLAHPEIALQLAGLFRSRFDPAVEERDADHEKILADTRREVTEYNSGHRYLDEVRRTIFRCCLAFITHTLKTNFFVREKQALAFRLDPAYLAELGTDFTADLPPAMPFRITFFYSRYGFGYHIGFSDIARGGWRTVICRTADDLVTNANTLFRENFVLAHTQHLKNKDIYEGGSKLVTLLDASDLMREREREREVETWRLYKLQFGITGAFLDIFTTENGVAKHPAVVDYYREDEPIELGPDENMHDTMIETIAAMSKRRGYMLGIGIMSSKKVGINHKEYGVTSTGVVKFAEITMKELGIDIRKDPFTLKLTGGPNGDVAGNALRILLKRSPKVNIALILDGTAAVCDPAGADHGELGRILLKQDLDGFDPAALHSGGFMLFRTGSRREGLRELFRRVTKTDGGVVEEWISLDEFSKEYGDLVFTVPADLFIPAGGRPETIDKDNWERFLLPDGTPSARAIVEGANSFITPAARIELQKKGIIVMRDASANKCGVISSSYEIIANLLLSEKEFLEHKERYVADVLQILEKRAGDEARLILRRRREQPGLLCTEISDSLSTEINANYARLFRFFQGRPGLALQPLFRRAVLTHLPRIIADEPRFRRRLARLPQKYLSAILAAEIGSSMVYKGDREAEFEDMIRLHLTRNFPSA; this is encoded by the coding sequence ATGACCGCGGCATCGGCAGCCTCAAAACCCCAGAGTGCGGAGCGGGCAGAAAACCGCCTCTGGCTTCGGGAACAACTGAACCCCTACTTCTTCATTGCCATGAAGGACGAACCGGAGGCCCTGGGACTATTGACCCGAGAGCTCGGGACGCTGCGGCACAACCGGCGGCTTATCCTGGCCGACCGGGAAAAGGCCCTTATCCTGGCGATTGTCAACCAGCCCGGCACTCTCTACGATACCCTGCGCCACATCCATGAGCGGGAGATATCCTACACCATGATCGCCCACTCGGACGATCCGATCCCGGGTTTGGACCAGAACCTGGAGATCCAGCGCTTCGAGTTTGACCGCAGGAGCAACGAGGAGATCCTCGCCGGCAAGGACGGGGAGACACCGATCGGCATCAGGCGAACGGTGGCTGCGGCGTTGCGCAAGTACTACCCCGACTTCGACATGGCCGATTTCGACCGTCTGCTCCGCATCCTCTGGCTTAACAATCAGAACTACGTCCGAATCTCGCCCCCGCGCCGGGTGGCCCAGGCGCTTCGCCTCTACCAGGAGGGAAACCGTCGCGGCGGCCTCTACCTGGACGTGGAAGAGATGGAGAGTGGCGCCAGCCATGAATCGCGGGTCTTCTTCGCGGTGGGGAACCCGCCCCAGAAAGACTTCCTCCTCCAGATAATGGAGGTCTTCAACCGCCTCGAACTCGGCGTGAACCGTGCCTACTGCCTCACCATCAGCAACGGCGTTCACCCTTACTTCCTCGGCACTTTTTACGTGCGACGCCGCGACGGCGGCGTGCTCGCCAGGGGATCGGAGGCCTTCAGCCGGCTCGAAGGGGAACTCTCCAACACCCAGCTCCTGGCAACCCGCTCCCACGCCTATCGGGAGTTCGTCACCACCGGCCTCATGAGCGGCGAGGACGCTACCCTTACCAACGCCTTCATTGCCTTCTGCCACTCGAACCTGGCCCACAACCAGCCCGACCGTTTCGGTCTCGACGATGTGCGCGACGCGTTCCTGGCGCACCCGGAAATCGCGCTCCAGTTGGCCGGGCTCTTCCGCTCCCGCTTCGATCCGGCCGTGGAGGAGCGGGACGCCGACCACGAGAAAATCCTCGCCGATACCCGGCGCGAGGTGACGGAATACAACTCCGGCCACCGCTACCTGGACGAGGTGCGGCGAACCATCTTCCGTTGCTGCCTTGCCTTCATAACCCACACCCTGAAGACAAACTTTTTCGTACGGGAGAAGCAGGCCTTGGCTTTCCGGCTCGACCCGGCCTACCTTGCCGAGCTTGGTACCGACTTCACCGCCGATCTGCCGCCGGCCATGCCGTTCCGGATCACCTTCTTCTACAGCCGCTACGGCTTCGGTTACCACATCGGCTTCTCCGACATCGCCCGGGGCGGCTGGCGCACCGTCATCTGCCGCACCGCCGACGATCTCGTCACCAACGCCAACACCCTTTTCCGCGAGAATTTTGTCCTGGCCCACACCCAGCACCTGAAGAACAAGGACATCTACGAGGGGGGATCGAAACTGGTGACGCTCCTGGACGCCTCGGACCTGATGCGGGAGCGTGAACGGGAACGGGAGGTGGAGACCTGGCGGCTCTACAAGCTCCAGTTCGGCATCACCGGCGCCTTCCTCGACATCTTCACCACCGAAAACGGGGTGGCGAAACATCCGGCCGTGGTGGACTACTACCGGGAGGACGAGCCGATCGAACTGGGACCCGACGAGAACATGCACGACACCATGATCGAGACCATCGCCGCCATGTCGAAGCGGCGGGGCTACATGCTCGGCATCGGTATCATGTCGAGCAAGAAGGTGGGGATCAACCACAAGGAATACGGGGTCACCTCCACGGGGGTCGTGAAGTTCGCCGAGATTACCATGAAGGAGCTGGGGATCGACATCCGCAAAGACCCGTTCACCCTCAAGCTCACCGGTGGACCCAACGGCGACGTGGCCGGCAATGCCCTGCGGATTCTTCTGAAGCGCTCGCCGAAGGTGAACATCGCCCTCATCCTTGACGGCACCGCAGCGGTCTGCGATCCGGCAGGCGCCGATCACGGGGAGTTGGGGCGCATCCTCCTGAAGCAGGATCTGGACGGCTTCGACCCGGCGGCGCTTCATTCCGGCGGGTTCATGCTTTTCCGGACCGGAAGCCGCCGCGAAGGGCTGAGGGAACTTTTTCGCCGGGTGACGAAAACCGACGGGGGGGTGGTTGAGGAGTGGATCTCCCTGGATGAGTTCTCCAAGGAGTACGGGGATCTGGTCTTCACGGTCCCGGCTGATCTTTTCATCCCTGCCGGCGGCCGTCCCGAGACCATTGACAAGGACAACTGGGAGCGCTTCTTACTCCCCGATGGAACACCTTCAGCCCGGGCCATCGTGGAGGGGGCCAACTCCTTCATCACCCCGGCGGCCCGGATCGAGCTCCAGAAGAAGGGGATCATCGTCATGCGCGACGCCTCGGCCAACAAGTGCGGCGTCATCTCCTCCTCCTACGAAATCATCGCCAACCTGCTCCTCTCGGAGAAGGAGTTTCTGGAGCACAAGGAGCGCTACGTAGCCGATGTGCTCCAGATCCTTGAAAAGCGTGCCGGCGACGAGGCGCGGCTCATCCTCAGGCGCCGCCGCGAGCAGCCGGGGCTTCTCTGCACAGAGATATCCGATTCACTCAGCACCGAGATCAATGCCAACTACGCGCGTCTCTTCAGATTCTTCCAGGGGCGCCCCGGGCTCGCGCTCCAGCCCCTCTTCCGCCGTGCGGTACTGACGCACCTGCCGAGGATCATCGCCGATGAGCCCCGGTTCCGCCGGCGCCTTGCCCGGCTTCCCCAGAAGTACCTCTCGGCCATTCTCGCCGCCGAGATCGGATCGTCAATGGTCTACAAGGGTGACCGGGAGGCGGAGTTCGAGGATATGATACGGCTCCACCTGACGCGGAATTTCCCGTCAGCATAA
- a CDS encoding acetyl-CoA hydrolase/transferase C-terminal domain-containing protein — MSELLNRIRRKSLHDRIRKVEEVIPLFKHGMNLGWSGFTPAGYPKAIPIALADYVEKNQLQGKMRFNLFIGASVGVETEDRWASLDMIDRRWPYQTGKNIQAGINEGRIRMGDKHLSMFAQDLGYGFYTKDNGGRLDIGIIECSAITEDGGLVLTASCGAVPEIVQIADRLIIEINTAIPNYEGLHDIIDPVNPPNRLPYLLSRVDDRAGSPYVRIDTDKIVAIVESQHPDNGRAFSEQDDTSAAIANNILDFFQFEVKEGRLPKNLLPLQSGVGSIANAVIGGLAKGPFSGLKVWTEVLQDTMLDLFDSGKLDFASTVSLSFSVDGFKRFYGNWEKYSNKVIMRPLSVANHPEPIRRLGCIAMNTPVEFDIYAHANSTLVGGTRMINGIGGSGDFLRNAYLSIMHTPSARPSKTDPTGITCVVPHVPHVDHTEHDLDVLVTEQGLADLRGLDPKSRAKLIIDKCAHPDYKPLLREYLEIATKECLARKAGHEPQLLDRVFKMQVNLAKNGTMKIANWDI; from the coding sequence ATGTCTGAATTGCTCAACAGGATAAGAAGAAAGAGTCTGCACGACAGAATCAGGAAGGTCGAAGAGGTCATTCCCCTGTTCAAGCACGGGATGAATCTCGGCTGGTCAGGCTTCACCCCTGCCGGCTACCCGAAAGCAATACCCATCGCCCTTGCGGATTACGTGGAGAAGAACCAGCTCCAGGGGAAGATGAGATTCAACCTCTTCATCGGCGCCTCCGTCGGCGTCGAGACCGAAGACCGCTGGGCATCCCTTGACATGATCGACCGCCGCTGGCCCTACCAGACCGGCAAAAACATCCAGGCCGGCATCAACGAAGGGCGCATCCGCATGGGGGACAAGCACCTCTCCATGTTCGCCCAAGACTTGGGCTACGGCTTCTACACCAAGGACAATGGCGGCCGTCTCGACATCGGCATCATCGAATGTTCCGCCATCACCGAGGACGGCGGCCTCGTCCTGACCGCCTCCTGCGGCGCCGTGCCGGAGATCGTGCAGATTGCCGACCGGCTCATTATCGAGATCAACACCGCCATCCCGAACTACGAAGGGCTCCACGACATCATCGACCCGGTCAATCCCCCCAACCGCCTCCCCTACCTCCTCAGCCGGGTTGACGACCGTGCCGGCTCGCCCTATGTCCGGATCGACACCGACAAAATCGTCGCCATCGTCGAATCGCAGCACCCCGACAACGGTCGTGCCTTCAGCGAGCAAGACGACACCTCCGCGGCCATCGCCAACAACATCCTCGACTTCTTCCAGTTCGAGGTAAAGGAAGGCCGCCTGCCGAAGAACCTCCTGCCGCTCCAGTCTGGCGTGGGTTCCATCGCCAACGCCGTCATCGGTGGCTTGGCCAAGGGACCGTTCTCGGGTCTCAAGGTCTGGACCGAAGTGCTGCAGGACACCATGCTCGACCTCTTCGATTCGGGGAAACTGGATTTTGCCTCCACGGTCTCCCTCTCCTTCTCGGTCGATGGCTTTAAGCGCTTCTACGGCAACTGGGAGAAGTACAGCAACAAGGTGATCATGCGTCCCCTCTCCGTCGCCAACCACCCCGAGCCGATCCGGCGCCTGGGTTGCATCGCCATGAACACCCCCGTGGAATTCGACATCTACGCCCACGCCAACTCCACCCTCGTGGGGGGAACCCGGATGATTAACGGCATCGGCGGCTCCGGCGACTTCCTGCGCAACGCCTATCTCTCCATCATGCACACGCCGTCGGCCCGCCCCAGCAAGACCGACCCGACCGGCATCACCTGCGTGGTGCCGCACGTGCCGCACGTTGACCACACCGAGCACGACCTCGACGTGCTAGTCACGGAGCAGGGGCTTGCCGACCTGAGGGGACTCGATCCGAAAAGCCGCGCCAAGCTCATCATCGACAAGTGCGCCCACCCGGACTACAAGCCGCTGCTCCGTGAGTACCTCGAAATCGCGACGAAAGAGTGTTTGGCCCGCAAAGCCGGCCACGAACCGCAACTCCTTGACCGGGTCTTCAAGATGCAGGTGAACCTGGCCAAGAACGGCACCATGAAGATCGCAAACTGGGATATCTGA
- a CDS encoding TetR/AcrR family transcriptional regulator — MTRPDCRSKLMEVGTQLFAERGLNGVSIRELSHGAGASISMVSYYFGGKEGLYSAVLQEQFACFDQIGEIMEQHAGPVDKIEAYIRWTIQRHRNNPHLLRFYTSELTNPTSYFPRIVAPAIGKVIRILVKVVEEGIREGVFRQDAHAVNAALALAGMVNYYFLSTLATEDLISHSPEQDEQLIHQYREIFTRGILAPAS; from the coding sequence ATGACGAGACCGGACTGCCGCAGCAAATTGATGGAAGTGGGGACACAGCTCTTTGCCGAACGGGGATTGAACGGCGTCAGCATCAGGGAGCTGTCCCACGGGGCCGGGGCCAGCATCTCCATGGTTTCCTACTATTTCGGCGGAAAGGAAGGGCTGTATTCGGCGGTGTTGCAGGAGCAGTTTGCCTGCTTTGACCAGATCGGGGAAATCATGGAGCAGCATGCAGGCCCCGTGGACAAGATCGAGGCCTACATCCGCTGGACCATCCAGCGGCACCGGAACAACCCCCATTTGCTCCGGTTCTACACCAGCGAGCTCACCAACCCAACTTCCTACTTCCCCCGGATCGTTGCGCCGGCAATCGGCAAGGTCATACGGATTCTCGTGAAAGTTGTCGAGGAAGGGATCCGCGAGGGGGTGTTCAGGCAGGATGCCCACGCCGTTAATGCGGCGCTGGCCCTTGCGGGCATGGTCAACTACTATTTTCTCAGCACCCTTGCCACTGAAGACCTGATTAGCCATTCACCCGAGCAGGATGAGCAACTTATTCACCAGTACCGGGAGATTTTCACCCGCGGCATTTTGGCTCCCGCGTCGTAG
- a CDS encoding acyl-[acyl-carrier-protein] thioesterase, translating to MKTENSIFETSFTIRSFDVDPHGFVSPVTLLGYLQEAASEHMTLLGGTVRSLMAEGLTWVLSRVHLSIERYPRVRNEMTVRTWPSLREGRFTCREFELLDRTGAVMARATTSWAVIDFKTRRAVRVDRHPPYPLTPRRAIDDDFALLPALKGSQAEERFRVRRSDLDLNHHVNHMVYAGWALDAVPDEVAERHKLVSLEIGYRAEALAGEEVTVCCACAEDDNGILVIHRIASADCRELTRLRTRWR from the coding sequence ATGAAAACGGAAAACTCAATCTTCGAAACCTCCTTCACCATCCGCTCCTTCGACGTGGACCCCCACGGCTTCGTAAGCCCCGTGACGCTTCTCGGTTACCTCCAGGAAGCGGCATCGGAGCACATGACACTCTTGGGGGGGACGGTCAGGTCACTTATGGCCGAAGGACTCACCTGGGTGTTGTCCCGGGTCCATCTCAGCATCGAACGTTATCCGAGGGTACGAAACGAGATGACGGTGCGAACCTGGCCCTCGCTGCGGGAAGGGCGCTTTACCTGCCGCGAGTTCGAACTGCTGGACCGGACGGGGGCTGTCATGGCCCGCGCCACCACATCGTGGGCGGTTATCGACTTCAAGACCCGGCGGGCGGTGCGGGTCGACCGTCATCCCCCCTACCCTCTCACGCCACGGCGTGCCATTGACGACGACTTTGCGTTGCTCCCCGCGCTCAAAGGAAGTCAGGCCGAGGAACGCTTCAGAGTGCGGCGTTCGGACCTGGACTTGAACCACCACGTTAACCACATGGTCTATGCCGGTTGGGCCCTCGACGCCGTACCCGACGAAGTGGCGGAGCGCCACAAACTGGTTTCCCTTGAGATCGGATACCGGGCTGAAGCACTGGCAGGAGAAGAAGTAACCGTATGCTGCGCCTGCGCCGAAGACGACAACGGGATTCTTGTCATCCACCGGATAGCCTCGGCCGACTGCCGCGAACTGACCCGGCTCAGAACCCGCTGGCGGTAA
- a CDS encoding methyltransferase, which produces MEEKTWTPAELLQLSGGYWSACALHAAVALDVVTPLAGEALTAAEVAGRLAVDVRGVAMLLDALAAMALVHKREDRYEAAPFAARYLAKSSPEYLGYIIMHHHHLMAGWSQLDEAVRRGAPVRESASHGDDEGARENFLMGMFNLAMQSAPKVVPLIDLTGRKRLLDLGGGPGTWAIHFCLQNPGLDAIVYDLPTTRRFAEETVARFGLADRVGFVAGDFLENDTPKGFDVVWLSHILHAYGPDQCAVILEKAVRALEPGGLLLVQEFVLDDTRSGPLFPALFSLNMLVGTTAGQSYSEGELSSMMAAAGLRDVRRLPLELPNGAGIIAGTVRQ; this is translated from the coding sequence ATGGAAGAGAAAACCTGGACCCCGGCAGAACTGCTGCAACTCTCCGGGGGCTACTGGAGCGCCTGCGCGCTTCATGCCGCTGTAGCCCTCGATGTGGTGACCCCCCTGGCAGGCGAGGCGCTTACCGCTGCCGAGGTGGCCGGGCGTCTCGCCGTTGACGTTCGTGGCGTTGCCATGCTCCTCGACGCCCTGGCGGCCATGGCCCTGGTACATAAGCGGGAAGACCGCTACGAAGCCGCACCGTTCGCGGCCCGGTATCTCGCCAAGAGTTCGCCGGAGTATCTGGGGTACATCATCATGCATCATCACCACCTCATGGCGGGATGGTCGCAGCTCGACGAGGCGGTGCGGCGGGGAGCCCCGGTGCGGGAGAGCGCTTCCCATGGCGACGATGAGGGGGCGCGGGAGAACTTCCTCATGGGAATGTTCAACCTGGCCATGCAGAGTGCGCCGAAGGTTGTCCCGCTCATCGACCTCACCGGCCGCAAACGCTTGCTGGATCTTGGGGGAGGACCCGGTACCTGGGCAATCCACTTCTGTCTCCAGAATCCGGGATTGGACGCGATTGTCTATGATCTTCCCACCACCCGCCGCTTTGCCGAGGAGACCGTCGCCCGCTTCGGACTTGCGGATCGGGTCGGGTTCGTGGCTGGGGATTTCCTCGAAAACGATACTCCAAAGGGCTTCGACGTGGTCTGGCTTTCCCATATCCTCCACGCCTATGGCCCGGACCAGTGCGCCGTGATCCTCGAGAAGGCGGTGAGAGCCCTGGAACCGGGAGGACTTCTCCTCGTCCAGGAGTTCGTTCTGGACGACACCAGATCCGGTCCCCTCTTTCCGGCGCTCTTTTCCCTGAATATGCTCGTGGGAACCACAGCCGGGCAGTCTTATTCCGAAGGCGAACTCTCTTCCATGATGGCTGCAGCCGGTCTCCGTGACGTGAGGCGCCTGCCGCTGGAATTGCCGAACGGTGCCGGGATTATTGCCGGGACGGTTCGGCAATGA
- a CDS encoding DNA gyrase inhibitor YacG, which yields MSEKPITIVPCPRCRKETPWQGNPFRPFCSERCKTMDLAAWADEEYRIASEDTPGDDESDENP from the coding sequence ATGAGCGAAAAACCAATCACCATAGTGCCGTGTCCACGCTGTCGGAAAGAAACCCCCTGGCAGGGAAACCCCTTCCGACCCTTCTGCTCCGAGCGGTGCAAGACCATGGATCTTGCCGCCTGGGCCGATGAGGAATACCGCATCGCCAGTGAGGATACCCCTGGCGATGATGAATCTGACGAAAACCCGTAA
- the gltX gene encoding glutamate--tRNA ligase: protein MSDVRLRFAPSPTGYLHVGGARTALFNWLLSRKEKGTFILRIEDTDVARSTQESVDAILQGMAWLGLGWDEGPFYQSERFPVYKEFVEKLVAEGKAYRCYCTSEALEAKRELAMKEGRKPKYDGTCRNGVEEPGDKPYVIRFKAPHEGVTVFDDLIKGRIAFNNDELDDLIIQRSDGTPTYNFVVVIDDATMGITTVIRGDDHINNTPRQILLYEALGYPVPRFAHVPMILGADKTRLSKRHGATSVMAYRDMGFLPEAMVNYLVRLGWSHGDQEIFSREELIEKFSIEAVGKSAGVFNPDKLLWLNHHYIKESASERLAELLIPFMKERGIVPESGPSLSLVVKTLQERSRTLVEMADGAIFYYRGDFAYDEQAAAKHLVPDAAPLLEALADKLEALADFSQASIEALFKEFIAEKGIKLGQVGPAVRVSLCGGTASPGIYEVIEALGKEETLRRLRRAVAFIG from the coding sequence ATGTCCGACGTACGCCTCCGCTTCGCGCCGAGCCCCACCGGTTACCTTCACGTTGGGGGGGCGCGTACCGCGCTTTTCAACTGGCTCCTGTCCCGCAAGGAAAAAGGGACTTTCATCCTCCGCATCGAGGACACCGACGTGGCCCGTTCCACCCAGGAATCGGTGGACGCCATCCTTCAGGGGATGGCCTGGCTTGGCCTCGGCTGGGACGAAGGTCCCTTCTACCAGTCGGAGCGTTTTCCCGTCTACAAGGAGTTCGTGGAGAAGCTCGTGGCCGAGGGTAAGGCATACCGTTGCTACTGCACCTCCGAGGCGCTGGAGGCCAAGCGGGAGCTGGCCATGAAGGAGGGGCGCAAGCCCAAGTACGACGGCACCTGTCGCAACGGAGTGGAGGAGCCCGGGGATAAGCCGTACGTAATCCGTTTCAAGGCGCCCCACGAAGGGGTAACGGTCTTCGATGACCTCATCAAGGGTCGGATTGCCTTCAATAACGACGAACTGGACGACCTCATCATCCAGCGCAGTGACGGCACCCCCACCTACAACTTCGTTGTGGTTATCGACGACGCCACCATGGGGATAACCACCGTTATCCGGGGCGATGACCATATCAACAACACCCCTCGCCAGATTCTTCTCTACGAGGCCCTTGGCTATCCCGTGCCCCGCTTTGCCCACGTGCCGATGATCCTCGGCGCCGACAAGACCCGTCTCTCCAAGCGCCACGGCGCCACGAGCGTCATGGCCTACCGTGACATGGGGTTTCTCCCCGAAGCCATGGTCAACTACCTGGTGCGGCTTGGCTGGAGTCACGGCGATCAGGAGATCTTCAGTCGAGAGGAACTCATCGAGAAGTTTTCCATCGAGGCGGTGGGCAAATCTGCCGGAGTATTCAATCCTGACAAGCTCCTCTGGCTCAACCATCACTACATCAAGGAGAGCGCTTCCGAGCGGCTGGCGGAGCTTTTAATCCCCTTCATGAAGGAGCGTGGCATTGTTCCCGAGTCGGGACCGAGCCTTTCCCTCGTGGTGAAGACCCTCCAGGAGCGTTCCCGGACCCTCGTGGAGATGGCTGACGGCGCGATTTTTTACTACCGAGGCGATTTTGCCTATGACGAACAGGCTGCGGCCAAGCACCTGGTTCCCGATGCCGCACCACTGCTGGAAGCGTTGGCGGACAAACTGGAGGCGCTCGCCGACTTCAGTCAGGCGAGCATAGAGGCTCTGTTCAAGGAGTTCATCGCTGAGAAGGGGATCAAGCTGGGGCAGGTGGGGCCGGCGGTTCGTGTCTCCCTCTGTGGCGGCACCGCATCCCCCGGCATCTACGAGGTAATCGAGGCCCTGGGGAAAGAAGAAACCCTGCGGAGGCTGCGCCGCGCCGTGGCTTTTATCGGGTAA